A region from the Cannabis sativa cultivar Pink pepper isolate KNU-18-1 chromosome 9, ASM2916894v1, whole genome shotgun sequence genome encodes:
- the LOC133031277 gene encoding uncharacterized protein LOC133031277 — protein MSWDRLATPKEECGMGFRHLHDFNLAMLAKQGWQLLCKPDSFAGRVYKAKYFPNSDFISFDLGNNPSFVWRSIWGAKDLVRLGAARVIGDGRNTRIMGTPWLPSTSNKYVSSTHPGLSTHTISSLFQPNMICWDADVVRDLFSPQEANLILGIPLSNTGRPDFVWNKCNSTVKEVLATSSITLEHWRKAQDKSALLSLSFNNSDDGAELWTLPATNNLKINVDAALFRQDNSYDYGLVARDHFGKFLEAKTCHYNGNYPAEVVEALGIKEALSWIKNKAWNNAELDSDSLLSVQAIKNNQKMSSTFGIIIDDCRLLLSLLKDVKLRFVKRSANRVAHAIARHSQFIPGGCILEQGI, from the exons ATGTCGTGGGATCGTTTAGCAACTCCAAAAGAAGAATGTGGAATGGGTTTTAGGCACCTCCATGACTTTAATCTTGCCATGCTTGCCAAACAAGGTTGGCAATTATTGTGTAAGCCTGACTCTTTTGCTGGTAGAGTCTACAAAGCAAAGTATTTCCCTAATTCTGACTTTATTTCATTCGATCTTGGAAATAATCCAAGCTTTGTGTGGCGTAGTATCTGGGGTGCTAAGGACTTGGTTCGGCTTGGGGCTGCTCGGGTTATTGGTGATGGTAGAAATACTAGAATTATGGGTACTCCTTGGCTACCATCAACAAGTAACAAATATGTCTCTTCTACTCATCCTGGTCTAAGCACTCACACTATAAGTTCCCTATTTCAACCAAACATGATCTGTTGGGATGCTGATGTAGTCCGTGACTTATTTTCTCCTCAAGAAGCAAATTTAATTCTTGGCATTCCACTTAGCAACACTGGTAGACCTGATT TTGTTTGGAACAAATGCAATTCTACTGTCAAAGAAGTTCTCGCAACTTCTTCAATTACTCTTGAACATTGGAGGAAAGCTCAAGATAAAAGTGCTCTTTTATCACTATCGTTTAACAATAGTGATGACGGGGCTGAGCTATGGACACTACCTGCAACAAACAACCTCAAGATTAATGTAGATGCGGCGCTCTTCCGACAAGATAACTCATACGACTATGGATTAGTGGCGAGGGATCATTTTGGCAAGTTCTTAGAGGCCAAAACATGCCACTACAATGGCAACTATCCTGCTGAAGTGGTTGAAGCTTTGGGGATCAAGGAAGCTCTCAGTTGGATAAAGAACAAGGCATGGAATAATGCTGAGCTTGATTCTGACAGTCTTTTATCTGTGCAAGCAAtaaaaaacaaccaaaagatgtcTTCTACTTTTGGTATTATTATAGATGATTGTCGTTTGTTATTATCTCTTTTAAAGGATGTTAAGTTACGTTTTGTAAAACGATCAGCAAATCGAGTTGCCCATGCTATTGCAAGGCACTCTCAATTTATTCCTGGTGGTTGCATCTTAGAGCAAGGTATCTAG